The region ATTGTTGTTTTGTTAGTCTTTTCATTGATTCTCCCATTAAGTTAAATAAATTCATTAATACTACCTTTGACGAGAATTTGTTGAATTATAGTGGTGAGTTGATTCAGTTTAACAGGTTTAGTTAAATAACCATTAGCCCCGGCTTCTAAGCATTTTTCTTGATCGCTTTTCATGGCTAAGGCAGTTAGGACAATAATCGGAATCGTTGCCAGTCGGTGATCGCTGTCTTGACGCAGATATTTAATCGCTTCTAAGCCATCCATTCCGGGCATTGAAATATCCATTAAAATTAGGTCAGGACTCTGTGATTTAGCAATA is a window of Planktothrix tepida PCC 9214 DNA encoding:
- a CDS encoding response regulator — encoded protein: GQNPTTQVLETSPVILLAEDHEANIITISRYLKAKGYTILLARNGQEAIDIAKSQSPDLILMDISMPGMDGLEAIKYLRQDSDHRLATIPIIVLTALAMKSDQEKCLEAGANGYLTKPVKLNQLTTIIQQILVKGSINEFI